The Thalassolituus oleivorans MIL-1 genome includes the window TTGATGATTTTCGGTCATGTCGATAATTTTGTGTCGTTAACTTCACAGAAACCGCTAATACGAGCATTAGAAAGCGATATGGCAGGTCCTGAACTCGATGTGCCGATAGAGTTGAGTCTATTGGCCAGCGCGCAAGTGGCTGGTGGAGAAGCGCTTGATTATCCTGTTAGCGGCAATGGCCATCACGGCGAAACCAACGCTTTTACACGCTATCAGCAAGATGAGATTAAGACGGGTCATCATGTGATGATTCAATTAGAAGCCCCTAAGCATCAGATTGGTTGCTTGCTGCAGGACATCGCCGCGGGAATAACCCCTCAGGTAGTCGAAGGAAGCGCAATTGATGGTGCTTGTGCGAGTGGCCCAGCGTTATTAGAAACGGTACAGCAAGAACCTTTTTGATATAAAAATCGGAAGTTCGATCGTATTTGGATCAAAGGCTCAACCTAAGGTTGAGCCTTTTTGCATTTTTCTTGCAATCCTATGTTATTGAGTGCACTAATTAGATGCGCTGGCAGGAATGTCACTATGCGAATGTCGAGGCTGTGTAAAAGTGATAACTAGTGCTCGGAATTGGTTGATTAGAGAACTATCATTCAATAGTTGTTTTGTTAGCCAAGGAACGCCAAAAATTTTGTATAGATAATGGAGAGACGATCAGAACACCCAATAAAATAATATTAAACAGGTATTTTGATTTATGAGAAGTGCCGCCTTCTTACCAGCGATATTTGCTGACACTGATGAATTCTATGCTGAACGTGGCGCGCTGTTAATGAAACGCGCACTGATCGGGTTGGCATTGGCCATCGGTTGCTCACTCTCGATTGTGTTTTTTATTTTAACCAGCGCCACACTTGTGCACTGGTATAGCATCATTGCTTGCATGTTTATTTACATGTTTCCCATCGCAACCGCCATTCAATATGGCCGTAAGCCACCCGAGGGGCTTGATGCGAAAAAAGCGGTAGTACGAAAATATGTACGCCAGCTTGTCATCGTTGTGATCGGTTGGAACCTTATTGCATTTATGATTTTGCCGGGTTTAGACCCAGATACTCGGCTGATTGTGATTAGTATGTTTGTCACCGTTGTATTGGGTCATGTCCTACCCTTATCGCTATTTCCTCGTTATGCGATTGCTGTTCTTGTCTTGAATTTAATCCCCCTTTCGTTGCAATTAACCAGCTTGGGTGATGCAGATATCGCCCCTTTGGGTATTGCTGGCGTGGTATTCACTTTTGCAGAGATCATTATTATTGCTTGGTTGTATGTTACCGATATGACCGGATTGCGTAAGAGTAGTGGTGATCGAGGAGCTATTGAACCAGATTTGACTGTTTCTGGTTTTCGACAGGTAAAAATTTCCTCTGTGTACTTAAAAAGTCCTCCATCGGTGGTCTTGCAACTGGTAACAGCGTTATTACTTGTTATTGCACTGCGAGCGCCTGAAATCGAAAGTACCCTATGGTGTTGGTTTTTGGCTTTTGTGTCGATGCAAGCCATTAGGGCTGCGGTATTTGTCGCATATATGAGCCGAACGAATGACGACCGTGTAGGTCGTTGGCGCGCATTTTTTGCTATCGGCATGTTGGGCAGTCAGTTCGTTTGGTTTGCATTCCCGTTTATCTTTAATGCGGCACTTAGTGATTTTCATTTAGGTGTGGTTGCTGGCGTATTGATTGTGATTGCAGTGCTTAGTTCCATTGGTTTAACGTCAGATCGAGCATTGTTATATGCCAATACCGCATTATGTATTAGTCCGCCGATTTTATTTATAGCATCAGACATTAATTTCTGGATGCTAGCTTCGCTGGGGCTAACTGCTGCATTAACGTTATTTTTAGTCATGGAGAGTATTCATGAGTCCGCAATTCGTTCGTTAAAGGGTGGTTTGTTACATAAATTGGCAAACTACCGTGCTCGTAAAATGGAAGAGCTAAATTTAGATTTAATCAATGCTCGTCATCGTTTAACAGAAGTAAATGCATCACTTGAATCTCAAGTGCTGGAGCGTACCCAAGAATTAAAACATCAAGCTAATCACGATATGCTTACTGGGTTAGGCAACCGCTACCGCTTTACTAATATGGTCGAGCGAGCATTGGATGAGTATCACAACGATCAGTCAGGCTTTGCTATTTATTTATTAGACCTAGATCGGTTTAAAGAAATTAACGATGGCCTTGGCCATTTTGCAGGTGATCATGTTATTCGGGAAACAGCACAACGCATTCGTGACGTGTGCGGCGAGGATCATGTGTGTGCGCGTTGGGGCGGTGATGAATTCGTAATTTTGCAACGCTATGTCTCTAGTCGTGAAGAGATCTATCGCTTCTCTGACGATCTTGTTAATAAATTAAAGATGCCAATAGAATTGTCCAGCGGCCCTGTGAGTATTGGCGCTAGTATCGGTGTATCTGTCTGCCCAGAGCACGGCACAACGGCCGAAGAGCTACTCGAACATGCTGATATTGCTGTTTATCGTTCTAAATGTATGCGCGGTACTGTGTCGATTTATAACGATAATTGGGGGGTTGAAGCCGCTGAGCGTGTTCATCTTGCTCAAGCACTACGCAATGCCATCGAAAGCCAAGGTATGGATCTTGCGCTGCAGCCCTTAATTGCCATGAATACAGGCAAATTAACGGGCTTTGAAGCGTTAGCTCGTTGGCCGCAAACGGACAATGCCCCTATTAGCCCTGGTGTATTTATTCCTCTCGCGGAAGAGTGTGGTTTAATGCCGATGTTAGGTCGTTGGGTGTTGCAGCGTGCGTGTGAAATGTTGCAGGACGTCGCACCAGACAGTGATCTTCGAGTCGCGGTAAATATATCCGTATTACAATTGCTTGATGTCGATTTTGTTAGTGAAGTTCTTGATGTTCTGACGCTAACTGAGTTGCCACCAGAGCGTCTAGAACTAGAAATGACCGAAAACGTATTTGCTAGCGATGTTGAACAAATACGTAATGTACTAAGTCAATTAAGAGAACAGGGTATACGTATTTCTATTGACGATTTTGGTACAGGATATTCCTCTATTAGTTATTTGTTGGACTTCCCGTTAGACACATTAAAAGTCGATCGATCATTCGTTACGGCCCTGAACAGCGGTGGCGAAGGTATCTTTAGCAGTATTATTGCGCTTGCGCATGGCCTCGAATTGTCGGTCATTGTCGAAGGTGTAGAGACGCAAAAAGAGCTAAATAGTGTCATTCGTCTTGGTGGTGAAGAAGTTCAAGGCTTCTTCTTTGCTAAGCCTATGATGCTGCCAGAATTGGAGGGTTGGCTAATAGAGCATCGTGATACGTCATTTGATATTAAGCAGAAGTTTCCGTTTGTAAGCCTAGGTTAGCGCTAGCGTATAAATGTGCACTCTACGCATCATGTTTCAGTCGTCATCAGAAGATTCCTTCGCATGGCTGACAGGATAGTCACTGTAATAGATCTGATTTTTCGTCAGGCGTTGTAGCCCGTTTCATTCTTCGTTCGCTAGTTGAACTATGATAGAGGTAGGTTGTAATTCGATGAGAGGTCTATGGTATGCATATATTGTGTCCAGATTTAGATGTAGGACGTCGATATGCTATCACGAGCAACCTAAAGTTAAAGATAGACGAGTTGGTATTCAGTAACACAATCAATAGGGTTTGTCGCGGTTTATGAGAAGTATCGGCTTCCTGCCTAGCATTATAAAAAACACAGATGAATTTTATGGAGAAAGAGCATCGTTATTGATGAGGCGAGCTATTGTAGGATTGGCTTTAGCTATTGCATGCAATGTAGCAATGATCACCTTTCTCTATCTTCAAGACGTTTTTGAAATTTGGTTTATCGCTGTTTTCTGCTTACCTCTTTATGTTTTCCCTTTGCATACGAGTTATCGATTCATTGTAGATAAACCCGATCAGCTTTTTGATCAAAAGAAAAAAATACGTCGATATATGCGGCAATTGGCCATTGTTATTTTGGTTTGGAATTGTTCGGCGGCATTTATACTTCCAATTTTAGAAGGCGATATACGTTTAATAACCATAAGTTTATTTATTGTGTCGGTATTGGCGTATTTTTTACCACTGACGTTACTTCCACGCTATGCACTATTTATTCTGGCGATTAGTCTTTTCCCTATGTCCCTGCAGTTGGCACTTCTCGGTGACGATAAAATTATGTCATTGGGTTTGGCCGGGATGGTTTTGGTGTTTATGGAAGTTATGCAGATCGTCTGGTTGTATCGTACTGAAATGGATAATTTTAGACGGGAGCACTATAGAGGTAAGATTTCCGAACCGGACATGTCGGAGTCAGGATTAAAACAATTAAGAATTTCGGCAATGTACTTCCAAGGTGCACAATCGATTATATTGCAGGCAGCTACTGCATTTATTTTGGTTATTGCACTGCGAACTGAGACAACCGAAGCATTGATGTGGAATTGGTTTTTAGGCTTTATCTCTGTTCAGGTTTTAAGAGCTGCAAGCATAGTTAGCTTTATGGATGATTCTGAAAAACGCACGCTTATGCAATGGCGATTAATTTTTTCAGGCGGGGTTCTAGTTAGCCAAATAGCATGGTTTTCTTATCTTTTTATATTTAGTGAAATGTTAAACGGGTTCAACTACAGCATGGTTTCAGGGATTTTAATTCTCATGGCCGTGTTTAGTACGATAGGCCTCACTGCTGATCGCGCTTTGTTGTACTTCAATAGCGTTTTGTGTCTTGCGCCATTGACGTTAATTTTGATTGCGGATCTAAATACTTGGTTAGTCGTAGCCTTGAGTTTGCTGGCAATACTGAGTTTGTTAGTCGTCGTAGAGAATATACATCAGTCGTCGGCTCGTTCACTAAAAGGGCGATTACTACAAAAGCTTGCTGAGTATCGAGCGGAAAAAATGCAAGAGCTGAACATCGATCTCACGCACGCACGTAAGCGTTTAACTGAAGTCAATGCATCGCTAGAAAGCCAAATCCAAGAACGAACAAGAGAGTTAAAGCATCAGGCAAATCACGATATGTTGACGGGATTAGGCAATCGTTATCGTTTTGCAACAGAAGTGCAAACAGCGTTAGAAGAATACGATAAAGATCAATCGGGCTTTGCGGTTTATATGCTCGATTTAAATCGATTTAAAGAAATTAATGATGGTTTGGGACACTTTTCTGGCGATCATGTTTTACGCGAAACAGCGCAACGAATCAGTCAGGCTTGCGATGAAAATCGAATTTGCGCACGCTGGGGGGGCGATGAATTTGTTATTTTACAAAAGCGGGTTTCGTCACGGGATGATATTCAACGATTTTCAGAGCGCCTAATCAAACAGCTACAAGTTCCTATTGAGCTTGAGAAGGGCCCAGTAACCGTGGGTGCTAGCATTGGTGTATCAATATGCCCTGATCATGGTGTGGCAGCTGATGAGTTACTAGAGCATGCCGATATCGCGGTCTATCGCGCCAAATGTATGAAAGATGGAGTATCCATTTATAACGACCACTGGGGGAGCGAGGCGGCAGAGCGAGTGCGCTTAGCGCAAGCACTGCGCAAAGCCATTGAAACTCGATCAATGGATGTCGCACTACAGCCCTTCATTGCCGCCAAAAGCGGCAGTATTACCGGTTTTGAAGCGTTGGCTAGGTGGCCACAACAAAATGGTGATTCAATAAGTCCTGGAGTCTTTATTCCATTAGCTGAGGAATACGGTTTTATGCCTTTGCTTGGTGGATGGATACTACGACGGGCATGTGAAATCTTGGTTGAAATAGCGCCTGATTCCATGATCCGAGTTGCTGTCAACATATCGGTACTGCAATTAATAGATCCAGATTTTGTCCCTGAGGTATTCACTATTCTCGAAGAGACCGGTTTGCAACCTGAGCGCTTAGAAGTCGAAATGACAGAAAATGTTTTTGCTAATGATGTCGAGCAAATTCGCCATGTATTGAACCAGCTCCGTGCAAGAGGTATCCGAGTATCTATCGATGATTTTGGTACAGGTTATTCCTCAATCAGTTACTTACGTAATTTTCCATTAGATTCGCTAAAAATCGATCGCTCTTTTGTTACTGCTCTGAAGGATGGTGGTGAGGGACTGTATAGCAGTATCGTTGCGCTCGCCCATGGCTTAGAGTTATCAATTATCGTTGAAGGCGTAGAGACGGAGGAAGAATTGAAAGCCGTATTGCGTCTTGGCGGTGAGGAGTTGCAAGGGTACTACTTTGCGAAACCTATGTTGCGTCAGGAGTTAGATGCTTGGTATCTGATTCATAACGAAACGCCATACAAGATGCCGCGTCAATATCCGCCAATAAGACTAGCTTAACAAAATAAGCTATTTATCAAAAAAAAGCCCGCAGTAAATGCGGGCTTTTTTTTGCTTAAAATAACGAATTAATCTTCGTAATTTTCAATCGCGGGGCATGAGCAAATTAAGTTGCGGTCGCCGTAGACATCATCGATACGTCCTACTGTTGGCCAGAACTTATGCGCGCCCAGTTCTTTT containing:
- a CDS encoding putative bifunctional diguanylate cyclase/phosphodiesterase produces the protein MRSAAFLPAIFADTDEFYAERGALLMKRALIGLALAIGCSLSIVFFILTSATLVHWYSIIACMFIYMFPIATAIQYGRKPPEGLDAKKAVVRKYVRQLVIVVIGWNLIAFMILPGLDPDTRLIVISMFVTVVLGHVLPLSLFPRYAIAVLVLNLIPLSLQLTSLGDADIAPLGIAGVVFTFAEIIIIAWLYVTDMTGLRKSSGDRGAIEPDLTVSGFRQVKISSVYLKSPPSVVLQLVTALLLVIALRAPEIESTLWCWFLAFVSMQAIRAAVFVAYMSRTNDDRVGRWRAFFAIGMLGSQFVWFAFPFIFNAALSDFHLGVVAGVLIVIAVLSSIGLTSDRALLYANTALCISPPILFIASDINFWMLASLGLTAALTLFLVMESIHESAIRSLKGGLLHKLANYRARKMEELNLDLINARHRLTEVNASLESQVLERTQELKHQANHDMLTGLGNRYRFTNMVERALDEYHNDQSGFAIYLLDLDRFKEINDGLGHFAGDHVIRETAQRIRDVCGEDHVCARWGGDEFVILQRYVSSREEIYRFSDDLVNKLKMPIELSSGPVSIGASIGVSVCPEHGTTAEELLEHADIAVYRSKCMRGTVSIYNDNWGVEAAERVHLAQALRNAIESQGMDLALQPLIAMNTGKLTGFEALARWPQTDNAPISPGVFIPLAEECGLMPMLGRWVLQRACEMLQDVAPDSDLRVAVNISVLQLLDVDFVSEVLDVLTLTELPPERLELEMTENVFASDVEQIRNVLSQLREQGIRISIDDFGTGYSSISYLLDFPLDTLKVDRSFVTALNSGGEGIFSSIIALAHGLELSVIVEGVETQKELNSVIRLGGEEVQGFFFAKPMMLPELEGWLIEHRDTSFDIKQKFPFVSLG
- a CDS encoding putative bifunctional diguanylate cyclase/phosphodiesterase, whose amino-acid sequence is MITFLYLQDVFEIWFIAVFCLPLYVFPLHTSYRFIVDKPDQLFDQKKKIRRYMRQLAIVILVWNCSAAFILPILEGDIRLITISLFIVSVLAYFLPLTLLPRYALFILAISLFPMSLQLALLGDDKIMSLGLAGMVLVFMEVMQIVWLYRTEMDNFRREHYRGKISEPDMSESGLKQLRISAMYFQGAQSIILQAATAFILVIALRTETTEALMWNWFLGFISVQVLRAASIVSFMDDSEKRTLMQWRLIFSGGVLVSQIAWFSYLFIFSEMLNGFNYSMVSGILILMAVFSTIGLTADRALLYFNSVLCLAPLTLILIADLNTWLVVALSLLAILSLLVVVENIHQSSARSLKGRLLQKLAEYRAEKMQELNIDLTHARKRLTEVNASLESQIQERTRELKHQANHDMLTGLGNRYRFATEVQTALEEYDKDQSGFAVYMLDLNRFKEINDGLGHFSGDHVLRETAQRISQACDENRICARWGGDEFVILQKRVSSRDDIQRFSERLIKQLQVPIELEKGPVTVGASIGVSICPDHGVAADELLEHADIAVYRAKCMKDGVSIYNDHWGSEAAERVRLAQALRKAIETRSMDVALQPFIAAKSGSITGFEALARWPQQNGDSISPGVFIPLAEEYGFMPLLGGWILRRACEILVEIAPDSMIRVAVNISVLQLIDPDFVPEVFTILEETGLQPERLEVEMTENVFANDVEQIRHVLNQLRARGIRVSIDDFGTGYSSISYLRNFPLDSLKIDRSFVTALKDGGEGLYSSIVALAHGLELSIIVEGVETEEELKAVLRLGGEELQGYYFAKPMLRQELDAWYLIHNETPYKMPRQYPPIRLA